A genomic segment from Variovorax paradoxus B4 encodes:
- a CDS encoding hemerythrin domain-containing protein produces the protein MLAAECAWAILRAEHVRTRELLARLETAMKARGEASVQQRARAAIEVIERLQAFEETTHRPKGVVMLNMLRGRSSEADRLLDQLDSESECCSGLLSQAKTVLERAEAGNASAAVEADALLQQHRQFMYVHLDKEDTLLHSQTALLLTAEEWAAVVSSISKEVGEAREREHRRPPVRRQVPKPAA, from the coding sequence ATGTTAGCGGCCGAATGCGCGTGGGCCATCTTGCGCGCCGAGCACGTTCGCACCCGGGAGTTGCTGGCTCGCCTCGAAACGGCGATGAAGGCAAGGGGCGAGGCGAGCGTCCAGCAACGGGCAAGGGCTGCCATCGAAGTCATTGAACGTCTTCAGGCCTTCGAAGAAACAACGCACCGCCCCAAAGGCGTTGTGATGCTGAACATGCTGCGTGGCAGGTCGAGCGAAGCTGACAGGCTTCTCGACCAGCTTGACTCGGAGAGTGAATGCTGCAGCGGCCTCCTCTCACAGGCAAAGACCGTCCTGGAGCGTGCCGAGGCCGGCAATGCGAGCGCAGCCGTGGAGGCCGACGCGCTGTTGCAACAGCACCGGCAGTTCATGTACGTGCATTTGGACAAGGAAGACACGCTTCTGCATTCGCAAACCGCACTGCTGCTCACGGCCGAGGAATGGGCCGCCGTGGTCTCGTCCATTTCGAAAGAGGTGGGAGAAGCGAGGGAGCGTGAACATCGGCGCCCACCGGTGCGCAGGCAAGTCCCAAAGCCCGCGGCCTGA
- a CDS encoding AraC family transcriptional regulator, whose protein sequence is MPQLTRLPSPCLRPYVRLMWASAPAGAAAERPGAREHVLPTGGMHLVFRLAGPPLRLFRNDADTHGYTVGYAMVGGTRCAFFVRDVSVETRSVGVMLQPGAARALLGAPEDALAGCHTPLEALWGADAGFALEQLHGTGSLARQLAILDALLSARLSACATHGLHPAVAHALAGLSGAGGSPKAGAIRELVKQSGYSHRRFIALFRGMTGIAPKQYARMLRFDRVIGQFALDPTQPWVELALDAGYSDQAHFSREFLAITGMSPEAYRRAAPTSSRHVRV, encoded by the coding sequence GTGCCGCAGCTGACGAGACTCCCCTCCCCTTGCCTGCGGCCCTACGTGCGGCTGATGTGGGCCTCGGCCCCCGCGGGCGCGGCCGCCGAGCGGCCGGGCGCGCGCGAGCATGTGCTGCCCACGGGCGGCATGCACCTGGTGTTCCGGCTCGCCGGACCGCCGCTGCGCCTGTTCCGCAACGATGCCGACACGCACGGCTACACGGTGGGCTACGCCATGGTGGGCGGGACCCGCTGCGCGTTTTTCGTGCGTGACGTGTCGGTCGAGACGCGCTCGGTCGGCGTGATGCTGCAACCGGGCGCGGCCAGGGCGCTGCTCGGCGCACCGGAAGACGCACTGGCCGGGTGCCACACGCCGCTCGAAGCGCTCTGGGGTGCGGACGCGGGCTTCGCACTCGAGCAGCTCCACGGCACCGGCTCCCTGGCGCGCCAGCTCGCGATCCTCGATGCCCTGCTGAGTGCGCGCCTGTCCGCCTGCGCGACGCATGGCCTGCACCCCGCGGTGGCGCACGCGCTGGCCGGCCTGTCCGGCGCCGGCGGCAGCCCGAAAGCCGGCGCGATCCGCGAACTGGTGAAGCAAAGCGGCTACAGCCACCGGCGCTTCATCGCGCTCTTTCGCGGCATGACCGGCATCGCACCCAAGCAGTACGCACGCATGCTGCGCTTCGACCGCGTGATCGGGCAGTTCGCACTGGATCCGACCCAGCCCTGGGTCGAGCTGGCGCTGGATGCCGGCTACAGCGACCAGGCGCACTTCAGCCGCGAATTCCTTGCGATCACCGGCATGTCGCCCGAGGCCTACCGGCGCGCGGCCCCGACGTCCTCGCGCCACGTGCGGGTCTGA
- a CDS encoding arylesterase translates to MERLFVLKRRDFILSAAALGSAGTWTAGHAQTAQAAAPRKPVILVLGDSLSAEYGLKRGEGWVPLLEKRLAQQKIPATVVNASISGDTSSGGRARFASLLAQHKPSHVVVELGANDALRGLPLQNTEDNLLQITKAAQAAGAKVLIVGIQVPPNYGGDYTRRFEAVFGKVASTTKAALVPFLLKGVADAPDALALFQADRIHPTAAAQPQLLDNVWPELRKLLAAK, encoded by the coding sequence ATGGAAAGGCTTTTCGTTTTGAAACGACGTGACTTTATCTTGAGCGCCGCCGCACTCGGCAGCGCAGGGACATGGACGGCGGGCCACGCCCAGACCGCGCAGGCCGCGGCGCCCCGCAAGCCCGTGATCCTGGTGCTTGGCGATTCGCTGAGCGCCGAATACGGCCTGAAGCGCGGCGAAGGCTGGGTGCCCCTGCTCGAGAAGCGGCTCGCACAGCAGAAGATCCCGGCCACGGTGGTCAATGCCAGCATCAGCGGCGACACCAGCTCGGGCGGACGGGCCCGCTTTGCCTCGCTGCTGGCGCAGCACAAGCCCAGCCACGTGGTGGTCGAGCTGGGTGCCAACGACGCCCTGCGCGGCCTGCCGCTGCAGAACACCGAGGACAACCTGCTGCAGATCACCAAGGCCGCGCAGGCGGCCGGCGCCAAGGTGCTGATCGTCGGCATCCAGGTGCCGCCCAACTACGGCGGCGACTACACGCGGCGCTTCGAGGCCGTGTTCGGCAAGGTGGCCAGCACCACCAAGGCAGCGCTGGTGCCCTTCCTGCTCAAGGGCGTGGCCGATGCGCCCGACGCGCTGGCGCTGTTCCAGGCCGATCGCATTCATCCGACCGCCGCCGCGCAGCCGCAACTGCTCGACAACGTCTGGCCGGAGCTGCGCAAGCTGCTTGCGGCCAAGTAG
- a CDS encoding cystathionine beta-lyase: MSKPSTTLIHHPYTPPANFAAPQPGIYKASTVFFADVAAMRARDWKTKAGYTYGLHGTPTTFTLEERLATLEGGTECLLVPSGLAAISLVSFAFLKSGDEVLIPDNAYGPNKALATGELANFGITHRLYDAMNPSDLAAKLSDRTRLVWLEAAGSVTMEFPDLPALVKACRARGVVTALDNTWGAGLAFAPFDFNGSGQGVDISVHALTKYPSGGGDVLMGSVVTRDERLHRALKLTHMRTGFGVGVGDVETLLRSLPSIGLRYAAHDRSARELARWLAGREEIAQVLHPALEGSPGHANWRALCGGADLAAGLFSIVFDERYSTEQVDRFCDSLNLFRLGYSWGGPVSLVVPYDIGLMRDASVARWPHKGTLVRFSVGLEDVEDLRADLQQALARM; encoded by the coding sequence ATGAGCAAGCCCTCCACGACCCTGATTCACCACCCCTACACGCCGCCCGCCAACTTCGCCGCGCCGCAGCCCGGCATCTACAAGGCCTCGACGGTATTTTTCGCCGACGTGGCCGCGATGCGCGCGCGCGACTGGAAGACCAAGGCCGGCTACACCTACGGCCTGCACGGCACGCCCACCACCTTCACGCTCGAGGAGCGCCTGGCCACCCTCGAAGGCGGCACCGAGTGCCTGCTGGTGCCGAGCGGCCTGGCCGCCATTTCGCTGGTTTCCTTTGCCTTCCTGAAGAGCGGCGACGAGGTGCTGATTCCCGACAACGCCTACGGCCCCAACAAGGCGCTGGCGACCGGCGAACTGGCCAACTTCGGCATCACGCACCGCCTGTACGACGCGATGAACCCATCCGATCTGGCCGCCAAGCTCTCGGACCGCACGCGGCTGGTGTGGCTCGAGGCGGCGGGCTCGGTGACGATGGAGTTTCCCGACCTGCCGGCACTCGTGAAAGCCTGCCGCGCGCGCGGCGTGGTGACGGCGCTGGACAACACCTGGGGCGCGGGCCTGGCATTCGCGCCCTTCGATTTCAACGGCAGCGGCCAGGGCGTGGACATTTCGGTGCACGCGCTCACCAAATACCCGAGCGGCGGCGGCGACGTGCTGATGGGCAGCGTCGTCACGCGCGACGAGCGGCTGCATCGCGCGCTCAAGCTCACCCACATGCGCACGGGATTCGGCGTCGGCGTCGGCGACGTGGAAACGCTGCTGCGCTCGCTGCCGAGCATCGGGCTGCGCTATGCCGCGCACGACCGTTCGGCGCGCGAGCTGGCGCGCTGGCTCGCCGGCCGCGAAGAGATCGCGCAGGTGCTCCATCCGGCGCTCGAGGGGTCGCCCGGCCACGCGAACTGGCGTGCGCTGTGCGGCGGCGCCGACCTGGCCGCCGGACTGTTCTCGATCGTGTTCGACGAGCGCTACAGCACCGAGCAGGTCGACCGCTTCTGCGACAGCCTGAACCTGTTCCGCCTCGGCTATTCGTGGGGCGGGCCGGTGAGCCTGGTCGTGCCCTACGACATCGGCCTGATGCGCGATGCCAGCGTGGCGCGCTGGCCCCACAAGGGAACGCTGGTGCGCTTCTCGGTCGGGCTGGAAGACGTGGAAGACCTGCGGGCCGACCTGCAGCAGGCGCTCGCGCGGATGTAA
- a CDS encoding phosphoribosyltransferase, whose protein sequence is MLTEDGKHLYVSYDEYHNLIEKLAIKVHQSGWEFDTILCLARGGMRPGDVLSRIFDKPLAIMSTSSYRADAGTVQGHLDIARFITTPKGEIAGKVLLVDDLADSGHTLHAVMDMLRNNYKPITELRSAVLWTKALSTFTPDYSVEYLATNPWIHQPFEGYDSLGAEKLLEKWSV, encoded by the coding sequence ATGTTGACCGAAGACGGCAAGCATCTCTACGTCAGCTACGACGAGTACCACAACCTGATCGAGAAGCTCGCGATCAAGGTGCACCAGTCGGGCTGGGAGTTCGACACGATCCTGTGCCTCGCGCGCGGCGGCATGCGTCCCGGCGACGTGCTTTCGCGCATCTTCGACAAGCCGCTGGCGATCATGTCGACCAGCTCGTACCGCGCCGACGCCGGCACGGTGCAGGGCCACCTGGACATCGCCCGCTTCATCACCACGCCCAAGGGCGAGATCGCCGGCAAGGTGCTGCTGGTGGACGACCTGGCCGACTCGGGCCACACGCTGCATGCGGTGATGGACATGCTGCGCAACAACTACAAGCCGATCACCGAGCTGCGCAGTGCGGTACTCTGGACCAAGGCGCTGTCGACCTTCACGCCCGACTACTCGGTCGAGTACCTGGCGACGAATCCGTGGATCCACCAGCCCTTCGAGGGCTATGACTCGCTCGGTGCCGAGAAGCTGCTGGAGAAGTGGTCGGTCTGA
- a CDS encoding VOC family protein, which yields MAIHELFPYLCVDDAGAAIDFYCKVFEVKEIFRLTEPSGRIGHAELDFHNGAILMISDEFAEYGIPSARTLGGTAVTLHLHVDDADAVVARAVAAGATLDMAPQDQFYGERSGVFRDPFGHRWNVGHSIEKLTPEEMQRRYTAMFDSDGAERR from the coding sequence ATGGCCATCCACGAACTGTTTCCGTATCTCTGCGTCGACGATGCCGGCGCGGCCATCGACTTCTATTGCAAGGTCTTCGAAGTCAAGGAGATCTTCCGGCTCACCGAGCCAAGCGGCCGCATCGGCCATGCGGAGCTCGACTTCCACAACGGCGCAATCCTGATGATCTCGGACGAGTTCGCCGAATACGGCATCCCCAGCGCCAGGACCCTGGGCGGCACCGCAGTGACGCTGCACCTGCACGTGGACGATGCCGACGCCGTGGTGGCGCGTGCCGTGGCAGCCGGCGCCACGCTGGACATGGCGCCGCAGGACCAGTTCTACGGCGAGCGATCCGGCGTGTTCCGCGACCCGTTCGGCCACCGCTGGAACGTGGGCCACAGCATCGAGAAGCTGACGCCGGAGGAAATGCAGCGGCGCTACACCGCGATGTTCGATTCCGACGGTGCGGAACGACGCTGA